Proteins encoded by one window of Acidipropionibacterium virtanenii:
- a CDS encoding DUF1778 domain-containing protein: MSTAAESPRDARLDLRLPQETRALLDEAASLAGTNLTDYVLGLVVPAARRDVLEAHQIRLSHEAWEDFLDVLDRPDNPELAALRGHTPAWGKPRS, translated from the coding sequence ATGAGTACCGCTGCCGAATCCCCCAGGGACGCGCGCCTCGACCTACGCCTCCCGCAGGAGACGCGCGCACTTCTCGACGAGGCCGCATCACTGGCAGGGACGAATCTGACCGATTACGTCCTCGGGCTGGTGGTGCCCGCGGCACGTCGCGACGTCCTGGAGGCCCACCAAATCCGGCTCTCTCACGAGGCCTGGGAGGATTTCCTCGACGTCCTCGACCGTCCCGACAACCCCGAGCTCGCGGCCCTGCGAGGGCACACACCGGCCTGGGGCAAGCCGAGATCGTGA